A portion of the Lolium rigidum isolate FL_2022 chromosome 1, APGP_CSIRO_Lrig_0.1, whole genome shotgun sequence genome contains these proteins:
- the LOC124684285 gene encoding uncharacterized protein LOC124684285, translated as MAPSFGRSISFPLSPARASRPRAAAYHVRSVSLPCSSHPLLAHLCTHIAAVRSWVSAPSLPSTGIAHLDALHAALAELLLLPEARSALHHGSSTAACLLDGFLILADAHGAFQETVVELRAHAADAQVALRRRDDSRLASAVRSLRRTEKDLARLASSVRSVTKFPTLLSVSDSVEEVEVSGALAEAVAAAACASAAVFSAVETVSSAATTAMASKKTMASSLKFLVKSSKASSDEDKEVAALERLDEVEACVAEIEGASDKLFRSILHTRVALLNIQTHTCC; from the coding sequence ATGGCGCCCAGCTTCGGCCGCTCCATCTCATTCCCTCTCAGCCCGGCGCGCGCCTCTAGGCCCCGGGCCGCCGCCTACCACGTCCGCTCCGTCTCCCTCCCCTGCAGCTCCCACCCGCTACTCGCCCACCTCTGCACCCACATCGCCGCCGTCCGCTCGTGGGTCTCTGCACCATCCTTGCCATCCACGGGCATTGCCCACCTTGATGCGCTACACGCCGCGCTCGCCGAGCTACTCCTTCTCCCGGAAGCACGCTCCGCGCTACACCACGGATCCTCCACCGCAGCTTGCCTCCTCGACGGCTTCCTAATCCTCGCCGACGCACATGGTGCGTTCCAGGAAACGGTCGTCGAGCTCAGGGCGCACGCGGCCGACGCGCAGGTGGCGCTCCGGCGCCGCGACGACAGCAGGCTCGCCTCGGCCGTGCGCTCCCTGCGCCGTACCGAGAAGGACCTTGCGCGCCTCGCCTCGTCCGTACGATCCGTCACCAAGTTCCCAACGTTGCTCTCAGTTTCCGACAGCGTTGAAGAGGTCGAGGTGTCCGGGGCCCTCGCCGaggccgtggccgccgccgcgtgcgcgtCCGCCGCAGTGTTCTCAGCGGTCGAGACTGTGTCCTCCGCAGCTACGACCGCGATGGCGTCCAAGAAGACCATGGCATCGTCGCTTAAATTTCTCGTCAAGAGCAGCAaggcttcctccgacgaggacaaAGAGGTGGCCGCATTAGAGAGGCTTGACGAGGTGGAGGCGTGCGTCGCCGAGATTGAGGGCGCGAGCGACAAGTTGTTCAGGAGCATCctccacaccagggtggcgctgcTCAACATCCAAACTCACACGTGCTGTTAA
- the LOC124684284 gene encoding uncharacterized protein LOC124684284, with the protein MAPSFGRSISFPLSPARASRPRAAAYHVRSVSLPCRSHPLLAHLCTHIAAVRSWVAAPASPSTGLAHLDALHAALSELLLLPEARSALQYGSATAACLLDGFLVLADAHQGFQETVVELRAHAADAQAALRRRDDARLASAVRSLRRAEKDLTRLAASVRSAAKFPTPSASSSAAEVEVSGALAEAVAAAACASAAVFSAVESVSSAATTALASKKTMTSSLMSLVKSTKPASDDEKEVASLERLDEVDACVAEIDSASDKVFRSILHTRVALLNIQTQTCC; encoded by the coding sequence ATGGCGCCCAGCTTCGGCCGCTCCATCTCCTTCCCGCTCAGCCCGGCGCGCGCCTCCCGACCACGCGCCGCCGCCTACCACGTCCGCTCCGTCTCCCTCCCCTGCCGCTCCCACCCGCTCCTCGCCCACCTCTGCACCCACATCGCCGCCGTCCGCTCATGGGTTGCCGCCCCCGCCTCCCCGTCCACTGGCCTCGCCCACCTTGATGCACTCCACGCTGCGCTCTCCGAGCTACTGCTCCTCCCGGAAGCACGCTCCGCGCTCCAGTACGGGTCGGCCACCGCCGCCTGCCTCCTCGACGGCTTCCTGGTCCTCGCCGACGCGCACCAAGGCTTCCAGGAGACGGTCGTCGAGCTCAGGGCCCACGCAGCCGATGCCCAGGCCGCGCTCCGGCGCCGCGACGACGCAAGGCTGGCCTCGGCCGTGCGCTCCCTCCGCCGCGCCGAGAAGGATCTCACGCGCCTCGCCGCCTCCGTACGATCCGCAGCCAAGTTCCCAACTCCTTCCGCATCCAGCAGCGCGGCGGAGGTCGAGGTGTCCGGAGCACTCGCCGAGGCGGTGGCCGCCGCGGCGTGCGCGTCAGCCGCAGTGTTCTCTGCGGTCGAGTCCGTGTCCTCCGCGGCCACGACCGCGCTGGCATCCAAGAAGACCATGACATCATCGCTCATGTCCCTCGTCAAGAGCACCAAGCCCGCCTCCGACGACGAGAAGGAGGTGGCATCATTGGAGAGGCTTGATGAAGTAGACGCGTGCGTTGCCGAGATCGATAGCGCGAGCGACAAGGTGTTCAGAAGCATCCTGCACACCAGGGTCGCGCTCCTCAACATCCAGACTCAGACCTGCTGTTAA
- the LOC124684286 gene encoding uncharacterized protein LOC124684286, translating into MAPSFGRSISFPLSPARASRPRTAAYHVRSVSLPCSSHPLLAHLCTHIAAVRSWVADPISASTGLAHLNALHAALAELLLLPEARSALQCGSATAACLLDGFLVLSDAHGSFQETVVELRAHAADAQVALRRRDDNRLASAVRSLRRNEKDLGRLAGSVRAAAKFPTATFSKSCSVAEVEVSGALAEAVAAAAFASAAVFSAVETVSAAATSARASKKTMTSSIMSLVKSGKHASDDDKEVAVLEKLDEVEACVAEIETGSDKVFRSILRTRVALLNIQTQTCC; encoded by the coding sequence ATGGCGCCCAGCTTCGGCCGCTCCATCTCCTTCCCTCTCAGCCCGGCGCGCGCCTCCAGGCCACGCACCGCCGCCTACCACGTCCGCTCCGTCTCTCTCCCCTGCAGCTCCCACCCGCTCCTCGCCCACCTCTGCACCCACATCGCCGCCGTCCGCTCTTGGGTGGCTGATCCGATCTCGGCCTCTACGGGCCTCGCCCACCTCAACGCTCTCCACGCCGCGCTGGCAGAGCTCCTGCTCCTCCCGGAAGCACGCTCCGCGCTCCAGTGCGGGTCGGCCACCGCAGCTTGCCTCCTCGACGGCTTCCTTGTCCTTTCCGACGCGCACGGCTCGTTCCAGGAGACGGTCGTCGAGCTCAGGGCGCACGCGGCCGACGCCCAGGTGGCGCTCCGGCGCCGCGATGACAACAGGCTCGCCTCGGCGGTGCGTTCACTGCGCCGCAACGAGAAGGACCTCGGTCGCCTCGCCGGCTCCGTGCGCGCCGCGGCGAAGTTCCCGACCGCGACGTTCTCGAAGTCGTGCAGTGTGGCAGAGGTCGAGGTTTCTGGGGCGCTCGCCGAGGCCGTGGCCGCTGCCGCGTTCGCGTCCGCCGCAGTATTCTCTGCCGTTGAGACCGTGTCCGCCGCGGCTACGAGCGCGCGGGCATCCAAGAAGACCATGACATCGTCGATCATGTCTCTCGTCAAGAGCGGCAAGCACGCTTCGGACGACGACAAGGAGGTGGCCGTATTGGAGAAGCTTGACGAGGTAGAGGCGTGCGTTGCCGAGATTGAGACCGGGAGCGACAAGGTGTTCAGGAGCATCCTGCGCACCAGGGTCGCGCTCCTCAACATCCAAACTCAAACGTGCTGTTGA